A stretch of the Arachis stenosperma cultivar V10309 chromosome 6, arast.V10309.gnm1.PFL2, whole genome shotgun sequence genome encodes the following:
- the LOC130934211 gene encoding uncharacterized protein LOC130934211 produces the protein MPLYAKFLKEVMTKKRNWGEKEIVVLTEECSAIIQKKLPQKMKDLGSFQIPCTIGGISIEKELCDLGASINLMSLAMMKRMRIEEAKPTRMALQLAYRTFKFSHGVVEDLLVKVGEFIFPSIFVVLNMVEESNALIIQGRPFLATAGAIIDV, from the coding sequence atgccactctatgccaagttcCTAAAAGAGGTCATGACTAAGAAAAGAAACTGGGGAGAAAAGGAAATCGTGGTGCTCACAGAGGAATGTAGTGCCATTATACAAAAGAAGCTTCCCCAGAAGATGAAGGATCTAGGGAGCTTTCAAATCCCCTGCACCATAGGGGGTATTAGCATTGAAAAAGAATTATGTGATTTGGGAGCTAGCATCAACCTTATGTCCTTGGCCATGATGAAGAGAATGAGAATTGAAgaagccaaaccaacaagaatggcactTCAACTAGCTTATAGGACATTCAAGTTTTCCCATGGAGTGGTGGAAGACTTGTTAGTTAAGGTGGGAGAGTTCATTTTCCCATCTATTTTTGTGGTGCTTAACATGGTGGAAGAGTCTAATGCACTAATCATACAAGGGAGACCATTCTTGGCAACAGCTGGGGCTATAATTGATGTGTAA